Proteins encoded by one window of Lycium barbarum isolate Lr01 chromosome 11, ASM1917538v2, whole genome shotgun sequence:
- the LOC132619680 gene encoding uncharacterized protein LOC132619680 has translation MKPLVLVAPVPGKPLILYISAQERSVGALLAQENSEGKENSLYYFSRMMTPNKLNYTPIEKLCLVLVFSIQKLKHYFQAHSVNLISIANPIKFVMSKPVLSDRLARWYLQFQQFEITYIPQKAVKGQALADFLADHPIPDDWELTDELPDEDAMVVEIQSPWKLYFDGAAQRDGAGVGVVFVTPQGEVLPYSFTLTQHCSNNFAEYQALILGLEMAVDMKQLQLQVFGDSQLVINQLLGSYEVNKPELLPYHGYAQKLIGWLGDVTLQHVPRRENKKADALAALASALTLPDQTQVTLCQKWVVPPSSEDEGAESELEHLVAISEVAKEDWRQPIIDYLSYGILPEDSRRRTEIRHRAPRFLYYKDTLYRRSFEGILLRCLGEDEAVQALQETHSGVCGSHQSGPKLHFHIKRMGYYWPTMVKDCLDYARRCKACQFHANFIHQPPEAVHPTVTSWPFDAWGLDVVGPLPKSSGGHLYILAATDYFSKWAEAVTLKEVKKENVANFIRVNIIYRFGIPRYIITDNGKPFDNKLMNKICDLFGFKQCKSSMYHAAANGLAEAFNKTLCNLLKKVVSKSKRDWHERMEEALWAYRTIYRTPTQATPYSLAYGVEEIPKSSFLRILRLMVSALLHRDMNFLLAKLRESETIGVSACKAARKNFKT, from the exons ATGAAGCCTCTAGTTCTAGTAGCCCCTGTACCTGGAAAACCATTGATACTGTACATTTCAGCACAAGAAAGGTCTGTTGGGGCGTTGTTGGCCCAAGAGAATAGCGAAGGGAAAGAAAATTCTCTTTACTACTTTAGCAGAATGATGACACCTAATAAGCTGAATTACACGCCAATTGAAAAGTTGTGTTTGGTGCTAGTCTTCTCGATTCAAAAGCTGAAgcactactttcaagctcataGTGTTAACCTCATTTCCATAGCAAATCCCATTAAGTTTGTGATGTCAAAACCGGTCCTCAGTGATCGACTAGCAAGGTGGTACCTCCAgtttcaacaatttgagattACATACATCCCTCAAAAGGCTGTAAAAGGACAGGCATTGGCAGACTTCCTAGCAGATCACCCGATACCTGATGACTGGGAGCTAACTGATGAACTTCCCGACGAAGATGCAATGGTCGTTGAAATTCAATCTCCGTGGAAACTGTACTTTGATGGTGCTGCACAACGTGATGGAGCTGGTGTTGGTGTGGTGTTTGTTACTCCGCAGGGAGAAGTTCTACCATACTCTTTTACTTTGACACAACATTGCTCCAACAATTTCGCTGAATATCAAGCACTAATACTTGGACTTGAAATGGCCGTCGACATGAAGCAGTTGCAGTTGCAAGTCTTTGGTGACTCTCAGTTGGTGATCAATCAACTCTTGGGAAGCTACGAAGTCAACAAGCCTGAATTACTCCCCTATCATGGTTATGCTCAGAAATTGATAGGATGGCTTGGTGATGTGACTCTTCAGCATGTTCCTAGGAGGGAAAATAAGAAAGCCGATGCTTTAGCTGCTCTAGCTTCAGCGCTTACTCTGCCAGATCAAACACAAGTGACTCTCTGTCAGAAATGGGTAGTACCTCCGTCAAGTGAGGATGAAGGCGCGGAAAGCGAGCTTGAGCATCTCGTAGCTATTTCTGAAGTTGCAAAGGAAGACTGGCGACAACCCATCATTGACTACTTAAGTTATGGGATACTTCCAGAAGACTCAAGAAGAAGAACTGAGATTCGTCATCGTGCACCTCGATTCCTTTACTATAAGGATACCTTATATAGAAGATCTTTTGAGGGGATACTCTTGCGATGTTTGGGGGAGGATGAAGCAGTCCAAGCTTTGCAAGAAACACATTCAGGAGtatgtggatcacatcaatcGGGACCAAAGCTCCATTTCCACATAAAAAGGATGGGATATTATTGGCCAACGATGGTGAAAGATTGCTTGGACTATGCTCGAAGATGCAAGGCTTGTCagtttcatgcgaattttatACATCAGCCGCCCGAAGCAGTACACCCGACCGTCAcatcttggccatttgacgcttgggggTTGGATGTCGTTGGTCCGTTGCCAAAATCTTCTGGTGGACACTTGTACATCTTGGCTGCAACtgattacttctcaaaatgggccgaAGCTGTCACTCTtaaagaagtgaagaaggagAATGTTGCGAACTTCATCCGAGTAAACATCATCTACCGCTTCGGCATTCCTCGTTACATAATAACGGACAATGGCAAGCCATTTGATAACAAATTGATGAACAAGATTTGTGATCTCTTCGGCTTCAAGCAGTGTAAATCTTCTATGTATCATGCTGCCGCCAACGGTCTAGCTGAAGCGTTCAATAAAACTTTGTGTAACTTGTTGAAGAAGGTTGTCTCCAAGTCCAAAAGGGATTGGCATGAACGAATGGAAGAAGCCTTGTGGGCATATAGGACAATTTACCGCACACCAACGCAAGCAACCCCATACTCGCttgcttatggagttgaagaa ATTCCTAAGTCTAGTTTCTTGAGAATTTTGCGGCTCATGGTTTCAGCgctcctacatcgagatatgaattttctttTGGCGAAACTGCGCGAATCTGAAACTATCGGCGTTTCAGCATGTAAAGCCGCCCGCAAGAACTTCAAGACTTGA